AAACCGCGCCCGCCATTGTCCTGGCGGTGGCCAGTTTCCTGATTGCCGGGTGGTCGGGCCTTGTGGTTGGCTTTTTCTGGAGTACGGTTGCCTGTTACCACGGCACATTCGGCATTAATTCGCTGGCCCATGTCAGCGGACGCAAACGGTATGTCACCGGGGATGATTCGCGCAATAACTGGCTGCTGGCAATTGTGACTATGGGCGAAGGCTGGCACAACAACCACCACGCCTATCAAAGCAGTGCGCGCCAGGGGTTTCGCTGGTGGGAATATGATGCCACCTATTACATCCTGTGCGTCCTGTCATGGATTGGTTTGGTCCGCGATTTGAAACAGCCGCCCAAGCAGGTTTTGCGCAACGAACAGCGCCTAGGCACCAAGGTGATCAACCGGGCTGCCGAACAGCTTGCCGCCCGCTTTGACCCGGACCGCATTGCCAAGGCCATCAGCACCACCCTGCACGGCCCGGACCTGCAAAACCTGCAGGACGTACTGACCAATGCCCGCCACCGAACCGGCGATGCCCTTTCGGCGTTCCATTTGCCACACCTGCCCAGCCGGGACGAATTTATGGCAACCGCCCGGCAGATGTTTGCCAAGACCCGTTCGCTCGATGATATTATCGACCGCGCCTATGATTATTTCCTGGCATCCGTGGGCAACAGGTTAACCCCGGCACCCGCAACAGCGGGCTGACAGACAGGTTCAGCCCCCCGCAACAAATACCCCCGCAGGCAAAACACCCTGCGGGGGTATTTTGTTTCGCCCTCCGCCTGTCACCGCCTGGCACGGTCACAAGACAAGCAAAAATATCGGCTGATTTCACCACACCTATTCGTTTTGCACATAGCGCGTTTGTGCATGCCATGATTGACATTTTATTTTCAGTAAATGAATAATCAATCACACTATTTTTAGTGGACAAACCACCTCATACGATCGGATCTGCCTTCATGAATAACACTGCGACGCGCAAAACCTCTGGCTGGACATTGTTTTTACCCAAACTGGTCACAGTCTTTCGCGAGGGTTATTCGCTGGCACATCTAAGGCAGGATGCCATTTCGGGCATGACAGTGGCGGTCGTTGCCCTGCCGCTTTCCATGGCGCTGGCTATTGCCAGCGGCGCCACGCCGGACAAGGGGCTGATAACCGCCATTATTGCCGGTTTTTTCATATCTGCCCTGGGCGGCAGCCGTTTTCAAATCGGTGGGCCTACCGGTGCCTTTGTAGTGGTGGTGTTTAATGTCATCGCCCAATATGGCT
The Thalassospira sp. TSL5-1 genome window above contains:
- a CDS encoding acyl-CoA desaturase, producing the protein MPMTTASPAPEPNQHHDDIIYPALIPFSLVHLACFAAIWTGITWQAAILGLVLYVVRMFGVTGGYHRYFSHRAFATSRFFQFVLALLAQSSAQKSVLWWAAKHRHHHKYSDTENDVHSPRHRGFLYSHVGWIFARQHDQADLSTVSDLTRYRELMWLHKFETAPAIVLAVASFLIAGWSGLVVGFFWSTVACYHGTFGINSLAHVSGRKRYVTGDDSRNNWLLAIVTMGEGWHNNHHAYQSSARQGFRWWEYDATYYILCVLSWIGLVRDLKQPPKQVLRNEQRLGTKVINRAAEQLAARFDPDRIAKAISTTLHGPDLQNLQDVLTNARHRTGDALSAFHLPHLPSRDEFMATARQMFAKTRSLDDIIDRAYDYFLASVGNRLTPAPATAG